In Vagococcus luciliae, one genomic interval encodes:
- a CDS encoding PTS sugar transporter subunit IIC has protein sequence MTKTETTKLTPRLFLNKVLAGTAQGTIIALIPNAVLGAILKYFSQYDIIQMIIHAGLIFQLATPLIIGALIAHQFGLTPTKMMIAGGAAFAGSGVIKFNTDINSYVGAGTGDIINIMITASVAVLMMLYIGSKFGSVEIIAMPIVVGVGAGLIGMIAYPFVTQITVAIGKLINNFTDFQPIVMSILIACSFATLIISPITTVGIGLAIGLNGVSAGAAAMGIAATTIVLVINSWKTNESGVTLAIALGGMKMMMPNLFKYPIILVPVLFTAIISAIPVALLNISGIPQSAGFGLVGLVGPLASLDSGLNIILLIICWFVVPIAAGLLSKFIFEKVFKLYDSKVVFAYQG, from the coding sequence ATGACGAAAACAGAGACAACAAAACTAACCCCGCGCCTGTTTCTTAATAAGGTTTTAGCTGGTACAGCTCAGGGTACAATTATTGCATTAATTCCAAATGCTGTACTGGGTGCAATTCTAAAGTATTTTTCTCAATATGATATTATACAAATGATTATTCATGCTGGATTAATTTTCCAATTAGCAACCCCATTAATCATAGGAGCGTTAATTGCTCATCAATTTGGTTTAACTCCAACAAAAATGATGATTGCTGGAGGTGCTGCTTTTGCGGGTTCAGGTGTTATTAAATTTAATACAGATATCAATTCTTATGTAGGAGCAGGTACTGGAGACATTATCAATATTATGATCACTGCGTCGGTCGCTGTATTGATGATGTTATACATTGGAAGTAAATTTGGTTCAGTTGAAATTATTGCCATGCCAATTGTTGTAGGTGTAGGTGCTGGTTTAATAGGTATGATAGCTTATCCATTTGTAACACAAATTACAGTTGCCATTGGAAAATTAATTAATAATTTTACTGATTTCCAACCAATTGTGATGAGTATTTTAATTGCCTGTTCTTTTGCCACACTGATTATTTCTCCAATTACAACAGTAGGGATTGGACTTGCTATCGGGTTAAACGGTGTATCAGCTGGTGCAGCTGCTATGGGAATAGCAGCTACAACGATTGTATTAGTTATTAATTCATGGAAAACCAATGAATCAGGTGTAACTTTAGCCATTGCATTAGGTGGAATGAAAATGATGATGCCTAACTTATTTAAATACCCAATTATTTTAGTACCGGTGTTATTTACAGCAATTATTTCTGCTATTCCAGTGGCTTTGCTAAATATTTCTGGAATACCTCAATCAGCTGGGTTTGGGCTAGTTGGGTTAGTTGGACCACTTGCTTCACTTGATTCAGGATTAAATATTATTCTATTAATCATATGTTGGTTTGTTGTTCCAATTGCAGCAGGACTTCTGTCAAAATTTATTTTTGAAAAAGTATTCAAACTTTATGACAGTAAAGTAGTGTTCGCGTATCAAGGTTAG
- a CDS encoding YccF domain-containing protein → MTFFGNIIWFIFGGFIGGFSWFLTGCIWCITIIGIPIGLQCFKIAGLSFWPFNKKVIYIGSGLSIVVDIFWLLISGVPLAMMHAISGILLCITIIGIPFGKQSFKLARLALMPFGAQVVYKR, encoded by the coding sequence ATGACATTTTTTGGTAATATTATTTGGTTTATTTTTGGAGGCTTTATTGGAGGTTTTTCATGGTTTTTAACCGGTTGTATTTGGTGTATAACCATTATTGGCATCCCCATCGGCCTCCAATGTTTTAAAATAGCGGGACTTTCCTTTTGGCCTTTTAATAAGAAAGTTATCTATATAGGCAGTGGTCTATCCATTGTTGTCGATATTTTTTGGTTACTTATTTCAGGAGTTCCTTTAGCTATGATGCATGCTATCAGTGGCATTCTTCTCTGCATTACTATTATCGGAATTCCTTTTGGTAAACAATCATTTAAATTAGCCAGACTAGCCTTAATGCCTTTTGGTGCACAAGTTGTTTATAAAAGATAA
- a CDS encoding SemiSWEET family transporter, with translation MSDSKSVKKSEPQSKMIKYISWIATVTAILMYVSYIPQIGNNLAGDKGSPIQPLVAAINCTLWVVYGFFKNPRDWPLVLANFPGIIFGLITFLTAL, from the coding sequence ATGAGTGACAGTAAATCTGTCAAAAAAAGTGAGCCACAATCGAAAATGATAAAATATATTAGTTGGATTGCGACAGTGACTGCTATTTTAATGTATGTCTCATACATCCCTCAAATTGGAAATAATTTAGCTGGTGATAAAGGAAGTCCTATCCAACCATTAGTCGCGGCTATTAACTGTACGCTATGGGTGGTATATGGTTTTTTTAAAAATCCTAGAGACTGGCCACTTGTTTTAGCTAATTTTCCTGGTATTATTTTTGGGTTGATTACATTTTTGACTGCATTATAG
- a CDS encoding 2-dehydropantoate 2-reductase, with product MNIVIAGAGAMGSRFGIMLKQAGENVILVDGWQQHIDEINQNGLKANFNGQDVTEVIPAYNQNDLSDVDFSADLVILFTKAMQLDKMLQSLDNMLGKDTIVLCLLNGIGHEDVIKKYVDYDNILLGNTMWTAGMEGPGKVTLFGNGSIDLQNLGEGKEDMAQNIADVLTNADLNARVSQDILTSIYRKACVNGTMNGLCTILDSNMADFGDTSSANTIIKKIVSEFLAVARVENVFLDEEAVIEQINGCFNRETIGLHHPSMYQDLVINNRLTEIDYINGAIVRKGKEYGIETPYCEFLTLLIHSKEEIVRAK from the coding sequence ATGAATATAGTTATTGCAGGTGCAGGAGCAATGGGAAGTCGTTTTGGTATTATGTTAAAACAGGCAGGAGAAAATGTGATTTTAGTTGATGGTTGGCAACAACACATTGACGAGATTAATCAAAATGGATTAAAAGCTAATTTCAATGGTCAAGATGTAACAGAAGTCATTCCTGCATATAATCAAAATGATTTATCAGATGTTGATTTCTCAGCAGATTTAGTTATTTTATTTACAAAAGCAATGCAACTAGATAAAATGCTTCAATCACTTGATAACATGTTAGGCAAAGATACAATTGTATTATGCTTATTAAATGGTATCGGTCATGAAGATGTGATTAAAAAATATGTTGATTATGACAATATTCTACTAGGTAATACAATGTGGACAGCTGGAATGGAAGGACCAGGTAAAGTGACGTTATTTGGTAATGGAAGTATTGATTTACAAAATTTAGGTGAAGGCAAAGAAGATATGGCTCAGAATATAGCAGACGTCTTAACTAATGCAGACCTAAATGCTAGGGTATCTCAAGATATTTTAACGTCAATTTATCGAAAAGCATGTGTAAATGGTACGATGAATGGGCTTTGTACTATTTTAGATTCTAATATGGCAGATTTTGGTGATACATCAAGTGCTAATACAATCATTAAAAAAATTGTTTCTGAATTTTTAGCGGTTGCTCGTGTTGAAAATGTTTTTTTAGATGAAGAAGCTGTTATTGAACAAATCAATGGTTGTTTTAATAGAGAGACTATTGGTTTGCACCATCCTTCAATGTATCAAGATTTAGTTATTAATAATCGTTTAACAGAAATTGATTACATTAATGGTGCAATTGTTCGTAAAGGAAAAGAATATGGTATAGAAACGCCTTATTGCGAATTTTTAACTTTATTAATTCATTCCAAAGAAGAAATTGTTAGAGCAAAATAA
- a CDS encoding trimeric intracellular cation channel family protein, with protein sequence MDILEVTSIIGTIAFSLSGALVAIEEKYDLLGITVLGFVTAFGGGALRNLILGLSMEIFWSQTILFYVSFATIGIVYLFPKKLSSMRTLELISDAIGLAAFSIQGALHGLGINGHIGPVIMAALLTGTGGGLIRDILAGKKPSVLCAEIYGSWSILIAILLYVYRPTHSLVYLFIIALTVLLRVVGLTYDWNLPKSKFNNHDDDNSHPSLKIDL encoded by the coding sequence ATGGATATTTTAGAAGTAACAAGTATCATTGGGACGATTGCTTTTTCGTTATCTGGAGCACTTGTTGCCATAGAGGAGAAATATGATTTATTGGGTATCACCGTTTTAGGTTTTGTCACGGCATTTGGTGGAGGTGCTTTAAGAAATTTAATATTAGGCTTATCAATGGAAATTTTTTGGAGTCAGACTATTTTGTTTTATGTTTCGTTTGCGACTATTGGTATTGTGTATTTATTTCCTAAAAAACTATCATCTATGAGAACATTAGAATTAATTTCTGATGCGATAGGTTTAGCAGCGTTTAGTATTCAAGGTGCTTTGCACGGGTTAGGTATTAATGGTCATATTGGACCTGTTATTATGGCAGCATTATTAACAGGAACTGGTGGAGGGCTAATACGTGATATACTAGCAGGTAAAAAACCAAGTGTACTATGTGCTGAAATATATGGTAGTTGGTCTATTTTGATTGCAATCTTACTTTATGTTTATCGACCAACGCATTCATTAGTGTATCTTTTTATTATTGCATTGACAGTGTTGTTAAGGGTAGTTGGTTTAACATATGATTGGAATTTACCTAAGTCAAAATTTAATAATCATGATGATGATAATAGTCATCCATCACTAAAAATTGACTTATAA
- a CDS encoding GNAT family N-acetyltransferase, translating into MFYFKLPVNSSIDLVKPDIHMAEEFFLLIRKNQKHLETFLDFVALTNVVKDSEHFITHSIKQESEQKELVLFIITNTKIIGCIDLHNINKTHKKAEIGYWLDSDYTGKGIMSDCVNCLIDIAFTNLDLNKLVILAEETNVASNQVAKKVGFHLDGIEREDIFRQNHFVNLNKYSLLKSEYLNTKKD; encoded by the coding sequence TTGTTTTATTTTAAGCTACCCGTAAACTCGTCGATTGATTTAGTTAAACCAGATATCCATATGGCTGAAGAATTTTTTCTCCTTATTAGAAAAAATCAAAAACATTTAGAAACATTTCTTGATTTTGTTGCACTTACTAACGTTGTAAAAGATAGCGAACATTTTATTACTCATTCTATAAAACAAGAGTCTGAACAAAAAGAACTGGTTTTATTTATTATAACCAATACAAAAATCATTGGTTGTATTGATTTACATAATATAAATAAAACTCATAAAAAAGCTGAAATTGGATACTGGCTGGACTCTGACTATACTGGAAAAGGTATCATGAGTGACTGTGTAAATTGTCTCATTGACATTGCCTTTACAAATTTAGACTTAAACAAGTTAGTTATACTGGCTGAAGAAACTAATGTAGCGAGTAATCAAGTTGCTAAAAAAGTTGGATTTCACTTGGACGGTATTGAAAGAGAAGATATTTTTAGACAAAATCACTTTGTTAATTTAAACAAATACAGTTTATTAAAATCTGAATATTTAAATACAAAAAAAGATTAA
- a CDS encoding endo-beta-N-acetylglucosaminidase has protein sequence MNKKRMTQSSMILMLMSTGLVISGCSNSKSANDFVYSETPSSKIDRGMDNQPESSYWFPEDFLAWDFNNDPDAKYNVSNIPLAKRVDKKELTPSNDIQDKQTKVVALSIMNSSTSGNSPFGINTFDANVFSYWQYIDQLVYWGGSSGEGIIVPPSPDVIDASHKNGVPVLGTIFFPQTEHGGKIEWLEEFLQKDDSGHFPAVDKMIEVAETYGFDGWFINQETDNLVTSFDDVKDGKETEESTEEGLTKEHATLMMELIKEFKETAPETLDIMWYDSMTSEGKMDWQNALTDANKSYLVDSEMNPLSDSMFLNFWWNTEKFAKDELLKESNIKAQKEGIDPYSLYAGIDVQENGYSTPVKWDLFMNEKGKPYTSLGLYVPSWTYASTDNPDDFQMKENIFWVNSQSDPRQATLPKEGEWPGISTFSIEQTAITSVPFKTNFNLGNGYNYFIDGEKVSSRNWNNRSLQDIMPTYRWEIDYGKGNDGSMSIDYADAYNGGNSLKYRGNMKKNATNNIHLYRTNMTIDKNNVISTTAKANEETELNLVATLKDGKKQVLSPNGAIKEDWTRVTYDTDKLVGKTITDISYEWKTTSDAPDYEFKLGELSVLPKEEKSVMDIKKLSIEDAIFDEEESNFAGVRLSWESDKIDGLSHYDIYQVNDDKSRSFIGATLSSTHYINALERVGESNKTTLEVVPVDVFGKRGKQTETVVLEWPDNSLPKADFTASQTLIAPGQEVTFTNQSTDNTDEIIWEFEGGDIKSSTKENPIVTFDKEGSYKVKLTAKNKSGESVMEQEKFIVVSEKVKDELEKLSTKDSHVEASSFINDGEAPQFVLDGNLETKWCAVGSAPHDIIIDLGAVKTVSQVNIFHAEAGGESPDMNSKAYKIEVSEDGKEYKQVKRVISNTASETIDTFAPVKAQYVRLTLDKPSQGADSAARIYGIDILGIKE, from the coding sequence ATGAATAAAAAACGCATGACACAATCGTCAATGATTTTGATGTTAATGTCGACAGGTTTAGTCATATCTGGGTGTTCCAATAGTAAATCAGCCAATGATTTTGTCTATTCAGAAACACCATCAAGTAAAATAGATCGTGGAATGGATAACCAACCAGAATCTTCTTATTGGTTCCCGGAAGATTTTTTAGCGTGGGATTTTAACAATGATCCAGATGCAAAGTATAATGTTAGTAACATACCTTTAGCAAAAAGAGTAGATAAAAAAGAGTTAACACCTTCTAATGATATTCAAGACAAACAAACAAAAGTAGTTGCGTTATCTATTATGAATAGTAGTACTAGTGGAAATTCACCTTTTGGTATTAACACGTTTGATGCGAATGTCTTTTCTTATTGGCAATATATTGATCAGTTAGTATATTGGGGTGGCTCCTCAGGTGAAGGGATTATTGTTCCACCTAGTCCAGATGTCATAGATGCCTCTCATAAAAACGGCGTACCAGTTCTAGGAACAATTTTTTTCCCACAAACAGAGCATGGCGGAAAAATTGAATGGTTAGAAGAATTTTTACAAAAAGATGACAGCGGTCATTTCCCAGCAGTTGATAAGATGATTGAAGTTGCTGAAACATATGGTTTTGACGGCTGGTTTATCAATCAAGAAACAGATAATCTTGTGACCAGTTTTGATGATGTAAAAGACGGAAAAGAAACAGAAGAATCAACAGAAGAGGGTCTAACAAAAGAACATGCCACTTTAATGATGGAGTTAATTAAAGAATTTAAAGAAACAGCACCAGAAACATTAGATATTATGTGGTATGATTCGATGACATCTGAAGGAAAAATGGATTGGCAAAATGCTTTAACAGATGCAAATAAATCGTATCTTGTTGATAGTGAAATGAATCCATTATCTGATTCTATGTTTTTAAATTTTTGGTGGAATACAGAAAAATTTGCCAAAGATGAACTATTAAAAGAATCAAACATTAAAGCCCAAAAAGAAGGAATTGATCCTTACTCACTATATGCTGGAATTGACGTTCAGGAAAATGGTTACTCAACACCTGTTAAATGGGATTTATTTATGAATGAAAAAGGAAAACCTTACACATCACTAGGTCTTTATGTTCCTAGTTGGACTTATGCTTCAACCGATAACCCTGATGATTTCCAAATGAAAGAAAATATTTTCTGGGTGAACTCTCAATCAGATCCAAGACAAGCCACATTACCAAAAGAGGGCGAATGGCCTGGTATTTCGACTTTTTCTATCGAGCAAACGGCTATTACTAGTGTGCCATTTAAAACGAATTTTAATCTAGGAAATGGATATAACTATTTTATTGACGGAGAAAAAGTTTCTAGTAGAAATTGGAACAATCGAAGTCTACAAGATATCATGCCAACATATCGTTGGGAGATAGATTATGGTAAAGGAAATGATGGCAGCATGTCGATTGACTATGCGGATGCTTATAATGGAGGAAACTCACTAAAATATCGTGGAAATATGAAGAAAAATGCAACCAATAATATTCATTTATATCGAACTAATATGACTATAGATAAAAATAATGTAATATCTACAACGGCTAAAGCCAATGAAGAAACAGAATTAAATCTAGTTGCAACATTAAAAGATGGTAAAAAACAAGTTCTTAGTCCAAATGGGGCAATTAAAGAAGATTGGACGCGTGTGACTTACGACACAGACAAGCTAGTTGGAAAAACGATTACTGATATTTCTTATGAGTGGAAAACAACATCAGATGCTCCTGATTATGAGTTTAAATTAGGTGAACTTTCTGTGTTACCTAAAGAAGAAAAATCAGTGATGGATATTAAAAAGTTATCGATAGAAGATGCCATATTTGATGAGGAAGAAAGTAATTTTGCTGGCGTACGTTTATCGTGGGAATCAGATAAAATTGATGGATTAAGTCACTATGATATTTATCAAGTGAATGATGACAAATCTCGTTCATTTATTGGAGCAACCCTGTCATCAACTCACTATATTAATGCGTTAGAAAGAGTAGGAGAATCCAATAAAACAACACTCGAAGTTGTGCCAGTTGATGTGTTTGGTAAAAGAGGAAAACAAACAGAAACAGTTGTTCTTGAATGGCCGGATAATAGTTTACCAAAAGCAGATTTTACTGCTTCACAAACATTAATTGCACCAGGACAAGAAGTAACATTTACTAACCAATCAACAGATAATACTGATGAAATCATTTGGGAATTTGAAGGTGGCGACATAAAATCTAGTACCAAAGAAAATCCCATTGTAACCTTTGATAAAGAGGGAAGTTATAAAGTTAAATTAACAGCTAAAAATAAATCTGGTGAATCAGTGATGGAACAAGAAAAATTCATCGTCGTGAGTGAAAAAGTAAAAGATGAGCTTGAAAAATTATCAACAAAAGACAGTCACGTTGAAGCGTCATCGTTTATTAATGATGGTGAAGCTCCGCAATTTGTTTTAGACGGCAATTTAGAGACAAAATGGTGTGCAGTTGGATCAGCTCCACATGATATTATTATTGATTTAGGAGCAGTTAAAACAGTAAGCCAAGTAAATATATTCCATGCTGAAGCTGGTGGCGAAAGTCCTGATATGAACTCAAAAGCTTATAAAATTGAAGTCAGTGAAGATGGAAAAGAATACAAACAAGTGAAACGTGTGATTAGCAACACAGCTAGCGAAACAATAGATACATTTGCACCGGTTAAAGCACAATATGTTCGTCTCACTCTAGACAAACCTAGCCAAGGTGCAGACTCAGCTGCTAGAATTTACGGTATTGATATTTTGGGAATTAAGGAATAG
- a CDS encoding DUF1456 family protein, translating into MNNNDRLTRLRYALDIKDNDMVELFSLGGVTVTKEEYLSMLNKIDDDLYENMLEDEMFERFLNGMIISQRGKKDDEKVVYELHEGNANNVFLKKIKIALSLTTDDMLHYLDEAGVSVSKSELSAFLRKEGHRNYKVCGDNYTRHFLKGLMTDYR; encoded by the coding sequence ATGAATAACAATGATCGGTTAACACGTTTAAGATATGCGCTTGATATTAAAGATAACGATATGGTCGAACTTTTTTCTTTAGGTGGGGTGACTGTCACAAAAGAAGAATATTTATCGATGCTAAATAAAATTGATGATGACTTATATGAAAATATGTTAGAAGATGAAATGTTTGAACGTTTTTTAAACGGTATGATTATTTCGCAGCGTGGGAAAAAAGATGATGAAAAAGTTGTTTATGAGTTGCACGAGGGAAACGCGAATAATGTCTTTTTGAAAAAAATTAAAATAGCCTTGTCGTTAACAACAGATGATATGCTTCACTATTTAGATGAAGCAGGGGTAAGTGTTTCAAAAAGTGAATTGAGTGCTTTTTTACGAAAAGAAGGACATCGAAACTATAAAGTATGTGGTGATAACTATACAAGACATTTTTTAAAAGGCTTAATGACAGATTATAGATAA
- a CDS encoding YaiI/YqxD family protein codes for MRFVIDGDGSPVKNEVIALGEAYNIPVVIVTSIDHYTNKIYPEFIEFIYVDKGSDSADYRIVKEVEDDDVIITQDYGLASLLLTKSVRVFHHSGQEYTTQTIDTLLNQRFIGSQMRKAGKKTKGPKVFTQKDKDVFIEKMIKIINYEKQT; via the coding sequence ATGCGTTTTGTCATAGATGGAGATGGTTCTCCAGTAAAGAATGAAGTGATTGCTTTGGGAGAAGCATATAATATTCCAGTTGTTATCGTGACAAGTATTGATCACTATACGAATAAAATTTATCCAGAATTTATTGAGTTTATTTATGTAGATAAAGGAAGCGATAGTGCAGATTATCGTATTGTAAAAGAGGTAGAAGATGATGATGTTATTATTACACAAGATTATGGGTTAGCTTCTTTGTTGTTAACAAAATCAGTACGAGTGTTTCATCATAGTGGTCAAGAATACACCACACAGACAATTGATACCTTATTAAATCAACGTTTTATTGGCAGTCAAATGCGTAAAGCGGGGAAAAAAACCAAAGGACCTAAAGTGTTTACACAAAAAGATAAAGACGTTTTCATAGAAAAAATGATTAAAATTATTAATTATGAAAAACAGACATAG
- a CDS encoding ABC-F family ATP-binding cassette domain-containing protein, with amino-acid sequence MSILEIDDLKYELPDKMLYENGSLRLNKGEHLGLTGKNGAGKSTLLKMIQGEIMPDEGRIVWQNNIMISYLEQQLTFSEGDTMFDYLKQAFSHLYKISDEIQEMYEEYATTYDDELLEIIGKKQEKLEASDFYSIETQIEQVANGLGLTAIGLDKEVAKLSGGQRSKVSLAKLLLEKADVFLLDEPTNYLDVSHIEWLSDYLNQLDSTYIVISHDRDFLNKVTTCICDIDYHTLTKYNGNLEAAMKQKQAKAEQHQRDYEKQQKEIDKLEAYVRKYKAGSRSNMAKSREKQLSKIDRLAAPPSGKPGKFEFPYEMSHSHLVLETNDLSVGYEFPLLENINFRLHKGEKIAIKGFNGIGKSTLLKTLIGEIDRLSGTIEISNDVKINYFSQDLNWEHPNQSAIDWLQVVHPKLSNKEVRRVLSKSGINDDNMSKPLSQLSGGEQCKVKLCHLTLIKSNLLVLDEPTNHLDQQSKDALKETLNQFEGTVLLVSHEMDFLEDLVDQVYDVALGKMI; translated from the coding sequence GTGAGTATTTTAGAAATTGATGATTTGAAGTATGAATTACCAGATAAAATGTTGTATGAGAATGGTTCACTTCGTTTAAATAAAGGTGAGCACCTTGGGTTAACAGGAAAAAATGGGGCAGGAAAATCTACCCTGTTAAAAATGATTCAAGGAGAAATTATGCCAGATGAAGGACGAATTGTGTGGCAAAATAATATTATGATTTCTTATTTGGAGCAACAGCTAACCTTTAGTGAAGGTGACACAATGTTTGATTATTTAAAACAAGCATTTAGTCATTTATATAAAATTAGTGATGAAATCCAAGAGATGTATGAAGAATATGCGACAACGTATGATGATGAGTTACTTGAAATAATTGGTAAAAAGCAAGAGAAATTAGAAGCCAGTGATTTCTATTCAATAGAAACACAAATTGAACAAGTTGCCAATGGGCTAGGACTAACTGCAATTGGTTTGGATAAAGAAGTGGCTAAGTTAAGTGGTGGGCAACGATCGAAAGTCAGCTTGGCAAAATTATTACTAGAAAAAGCTGATGTATTTCTATTAGATGAACCGACAAACTACCTGGACGTTTCACATATTGAATGGTTATCAGATTATTTAAACCAATTAGATAGCACGTATATTGTTATTTCTCATGATAGAGACTTTTTAAATAAAGTAACGACATGTATTTGTGATATTGATTACCATACGTTGACGAAATACAATGGTAATCTAGAAGCTGCGATGAAACAAAAACAAGCGAAAGCAGAACAGCACCAACGTGATTATGAAAAACAACAAAAAGAAATTGATAAATTGGAAGCTTACGTTAGAAAGTATAAAGCCGGAAGTCGTTCGAATATGGCGAAAAGTCGTGAAAAACAATTAAGTAAAATTGATAGACTGGCTGCTCCACCAAGTGGTAAACCAGGTAAATTTGAATTTCCGTATGAAATGAGTCATAGTCATTTAGTTCTTGAAACAAATGATTTATCAGTAGGGTACGAGTTTCCTCTACTAGAAAATATTAATTTTAGACTTCATAAGGGTGAAAAAATTGCGATTAAAGGATTTAATGGGATTGGAAAATCAACCTTATTAAAAACGTTAATCGGTGAGATTGATAGACTATCAGGCACAATTGAAATCAGTAATGATGTGAAAATTAATTATTTTTCACAAGATTTAAATTGGGAACACCCAAATCAGTCAGCAATTGATTGGTTACAAGTTGTTCATCCAAAACTATCTAATAAAGAAGTACGTAGGGTTCTTTCTAAAAGTGGCATTAATGATGATAATATGAGTAAACCTTTATCCCAACTTAGTGGGGGAGAGCAGTGTAAAGTGAAATTGTGTCACTTGACTTTAATCAAGAGTAACTTATTAGTACTTGATGAACCAACCAACCATTTGGATCAACAAAGTAAAGATGCATTAAAAGAAACACTAAATCAATTTGAAGGAACGGTTTTACTTGTTTCTCATGAGATGGATTTTTTAGAAGATTTAGTAGATCAAGTTTATGATGTTGCGTTAGGAAAAATGATATAA
- a CDS encoding putative ABC transporter permease codes for MTFITYAIIGWLWESVYCSFKARHFVYRGFLLGPYCPVYGFGVTAVLLLVPDKSGTLLNLYFNSVVIVTIIEYITSWLLEKLFNMSLWDYKNVPFNIEGRVAVPVSMFWGVGCLFLIKVINPIVQDGINQFSDMTHNIGPILLFIIFVTDVVTTLSFTATTKKEVAASIDTSDSENASIKEYRLKHLLENKESDHNRLRVLHDLKNRPLKLRHHNLNRLLKNYPNLKLKK; via the coding sequence ATGACGTTTATTACGTATGCCATCATAGGGTGGTTATGGGAGAGTGTATACTGTTCTTTTAAAGCACGTCATTTCGTTTATCGTGGTTTTTTATTAGGACCTTATTGTCCAGTTTATGGTTTTGGAGTGACAGCTGTCTTACTTTTAGTACCAGATAAATCTGGTACGTTATTAAATCTTTATTTTAATTCAGTGGTTATTGTGACAATTATCGAATATATCACAAGTTGGTTACTTGAAAAATTGTTTAATATGTCCTTGTGGGATTATAAAAATGTTCCATTTAATATTGAAGGGCGTGTAGCCGTACCAGTATCAATGTTTTGGGGAGTCGGATGTTTATTTTTAATTAAAGTAATCAATCCAATTGTTCAAGATGGGATTAATCAATTTTCTGATATGACCCATAATATTGGACCAATTCTATTGTTTATTATATTTGTGACGGATGTAGTAACGACACTCAGCTTTACTGCAACAACTAAAAAAGAAGTGGCCGCCTCCATTGATACCAGTGACTCAGAAAATGCTTCTATTAAAGAATATAGATTAAAGCATCTATTGGAAAATAAAGAATCTGACCATAATAGACTGAGAGTATTGCATGATTTAAAGAATAGACCTTTAAAATTAAGACATCATAATCTAAATCGTTTACTTAAAAATTATCCAAATTTGAAGTTAAAAAAATAG